A genome region from Myxococcales bacterium includes the following:
- a CDS encoding redoxin domain-containing protein: protein MRRLTIAIVLLLFLAGLAWAVGEAAPNFSLKDLNGKTYRLADYKGKVVVLSFWMTWCAPCKQEMPFLAQYYEFYKDKGLEVWSITADTPSDMPKVRSIAQHYKLTNPVLLDQDSRVNSLLNPRSDYPLTVLVDKAGKIAWVHVGYQPGDEKLLEAQIKKALGL from the coding sequence ATGCGCCGTCTCACAATCGCCATCGTCCTGCTGCTGTTTCTCGCCGGATTGGCGTGGGCCGTCGGTGAAGCCGCGCCGAATTTTTCGCTGAAGGATCTCAACGGCAAGACCTACCGCCTGGCCGATTACAAGGGCAAGGTCGTCGTGCTCAGCTTCTGGATGACTTGGTGCGCGCCCTGCAAACAGGAAATGCCTTTCCTGGCCCAATATTACGAGTTCTACAAGGACAAGGGACTGGAAGTGTGGTCGATCACCGCCGATACGCCTTCCGACATGCCCAAGGTGCGCTCGATCGCCCAGCACTACAAGCTCACCAACCCGGTGCTGCTCGACCAGGACAGCCGGGTCAACAGCCTGCTCAACCCGCGCAGCGACTATCCGCTGACCGTGCTGGTCGACAAGGCGGGCAAGATCGCCTGGGTGCACGTCGGCTATCAGCCCGGCGACGAAAAACTGCTCGAGGCGCAAATCAAAAAAGCCCTGGGATTGTAA
- a CDS encoding DUF3604 domain-containing protein: protein MRRSPRFLLLCLFGLLAWTACTSAPSGPHQTPTVKTVDPLSGVAGELDEAVYQVEAIAGPVPKDSRLILRLPGAEYPDNFRAMIPTVRAALDGLDLPVGAGDARGECPSPSRSRYEVPISLPQGLPQGGRVIISVNKYRLPLRAVAQLPVSLAIGWGKSTTTEPLALFAEPVRAGAAVAVLADVPSTADPTEKIKLRVTGVDRYGNAAVPVNREFRLESEPQDLDLPDVTIDEQGQATIELRPLPAGVYRFSLIQNDQRWGRAGPCLVTDRPAAKKMLWGDPHSHTGYSDAYTTAGPRDAWAYARDAAHLDFAAVTDHAEPIWSCGLRPETEWAAIRQAAREANQPGSFTAFLGFEWTGSFPFQPGWPAHDGHANVLFPGDDGELCRADRPDCDTFLKLADRLTPLGALTIRHHTIVAWGAAAAPRMPVATLPVVEIFSSHGSSECLDCPRAIPEHVTDAGYAVQDYLLAGLRLGLIGGTDNHQARPGSRPFPGHVDLAMDAGGLTCAVADENTREGIFAALRARSAYATTGARIWLDFSLGATPLGQLAPAGAAPDLRFTVHAVEPLARVEILRGDLDAKKITVPFKLESAEYDLAGQWRDPQPVRHAFYYLRVTQSDGQMAWSSPIWLDR, encoded by the coding sequence ATGAGACGATCCCCGCGTTTCCTTCTGCTCTGCCTGTTCGGCCTGCTGGCCTGGACGGCTTGCACCTCGGCCCCCTCGGGGCCGCACCAAACGCCGACCGTCAAAACGGTTGACCCGCTGTCTGGGGTGGCCGGCGAATTGGACGAAGCCGTTTATCAAGTGGAGGCGATTGCCGGTCCAGTGCCGAAAGACAGCCGGCTCATCCTGCGGCTGCCCGGCGCCGAGTACCCCGACAATTTCCGGGCGATGATTCCGACCGTGCGCGCGGCCCTGGACGGTCTCGATCTGCCGGTCGGCGCGGGCGATGCGCGCGGCGAATGCCCCTCGCCGTCGCGTTCGCGCTACGAGGTGCCGATTTCCCTGCCCCAAGGCCTGCCCCAGGGCGGCCGCGTGATCATCTCGGTGAACAAATACCGGCTGCCGCTGCGCGCGGTCGCGCAATTGCCGGTTTCCCTGGCGATCGGCTGGGGCAAATCGACGACGACCGAACCGCTGGCGCTGTTCGCCGAACCGGTCCGCGCCGGCGCCGCCGTGGCGGTTCTCGCCGATGTGCCGTCGACCGCCGACCCGACCGAAAAAATCAAGCTGCGGGTCACGGGCGTGGATCGGTACGGCAACGCCGCCGTGCCCGTGAATCGCGAGTTCCGTCTCGAATCCGAGCCGCAGGACCTGGACCTGCCGGACGTGACCATCGACGAGCAGGGGCAGGCCACGATCGAATTGCGGCCGCTGCCGGCCGGCGTCTATCGTTTCTCGCTGATCCAAAACGATCAGCGCTGGGGCCGCGCCGGACCGTGCCTGGTGACCGATCGACCGGCCGCGAAAAAAATGCTCTGGGGCGATCCGCACAGCCACACCGGTTATTCCGACGCTTACACCACCGCCGGCCCGCGCGACGCCTGGGCCTATGCGCGCGACGCGGCCCACCTCGACTTCGCGGCGGTGACCGATCACGCCGAACCGATCTGGAGCTGCGGCCTGCGGCCGGAAACGGAATGGGCGGCGATCCGGCAGGCGGCCCGCGAAGCGAACCAGCCGGGCTCGTTCACCGCGTTTCTCGGCTTCGAATGGACCGGCTCGTTTCCGTTCCAGCCCGGTTGGCCGGCGCACGACGGGCACGCCAACGTGCTCTTCCCGGGCGATGACGGCGAACTTTGCCGCGCCGACCGACCCGATTGCGACACCTTCCTCAAGCTGGCCGATCGCCTGACCCCGCTCGGGGCGCTGACGATCCGCCATCATACGATCGTCGCCTGGGGCGCGGCGGCCGCCCCCCGAATGCCAGTGGCCACACTGCCGGTTGTCGAGATTTTTTCAAGCCATGGCAGCAGCGAATGCCTGGATTGCCCGCGCGCGATTCCCGAACACGTCACCGACGCGGGTTACGCCGTGCAGGATTATCTGCTGGCCGGGTTGCGCCTGGGGCTGATCGGCGGCACCGACAATCATCAGGCGCGGCCGGGTAGCCGGCCGTTCCCCGGCCACGTCGACCTGGCCATGGACGCCGGCGGCCTGACCTGCGCCGTGGCCGACGAAAACACGAGAGAAGGCATCTTCGCCGCGCTCCGCGCGCGCTCCGCCTACGCCACCACCGGCGCGCGCATCTGGCTCGATTTTTCGCTGGGCGCGACGCCGCTGGGGCAACTGGCGCCGGCCGGCGCGGCGCCGGACCTGCGATTCACGGTGCATGCCGTCGAACCGCTGGCCCGCGTGGAAATCCTGCGCGGCGACCTGGACGCGAAAAAAATCACCGTGCCGTTCAAACTGGAATCGGCGGAATACGATCTGGCGGGACAATGGCGCGATCCGCAACCGGTGCGCCACGCGTTTTACTACCTGCGGGTGACCCAAAGCGACGGGCAGATGGCGTGGTCGAGCCCGATCTGGCTCGACCGCTGA
- the gyrB gene encoding DNA topoisomerase (ATP-hydrolyzing) subunit B — MSEEQFPGDLPSPTPQSGDDSSKYNADSIQVLEGLEAVRKRPAMYIGSTSAMGLHHLVYEVVDNSIDEALAGYCDRIDVVIHLDNSITVEDNGRGIPVDWHEKENKSAAEVVMTILHAGGKFDRKSYKVSGGLHGVGVSVVNALSERLELEVKREGKVYTQAYERGVPATPLVEKGVTRRRGTKVWFRPDPQIFTELVYNFDTLAQRLRELSFLNSGLHISITDERTEKRHDFFYVGGIRSFVEHLNQNKEVLHEPVIYFQAEKNDVVLEVAMQYNSSYGEQLFSFCNNINTIEGGTHLIGFRSALTRVLNQYSTSNNLLKDLKQNLAGDDVREGLTAVISIKVPEPQFEGQTKTKLGNSELKGLVENIVNEKLSIHFEENPQIARKIIAKSVEAARAREAARRARELTRRKSALDVSNLPGKLADCQEKDPGQCELYLVEGDSAGGSAKQARDRRNQAILPLRGKILNVEKARYDKMLGNQEIRLMLQAIGTGLGRDDFNLEKLRYHKIIIMTDADVDGSHIRTLLLTFFFRQMPDLAERGHLYIAQPPLFRVAHGKSVNYVKDEEALNIFLTGRVSERLKISTATGQVFEGERLSRLLRDLIQFEFILDRLGKHGYSRSMIFELLDHGLFHKDQLTDEAYLRQLVGALRAAGYEASDLSRNEEHGNFEFQCVAKRATVNKVWRAVGHELIGGVEYQNLRRIHEGLIELGEPPYALHDNGEAQTVHKRLEMLHRVMELARKGLNIQRFKGLGEMNPEQLWETTMDPERRRLLQVRIEDGVAADQTFTVLMGDQVEPRRKFIEDNALQVGNLDI; from the coding sequence ATGAGCGAAGAACAATTTCCGGGCGATTTGCCTAGCCCGACCCCGCAGAGCGGCGACGATTCCAGCAAGTACAATGCCGACAGCATTCAGGTTTTGGAAGGTCTGGAAGCGGTGCGCAAGCGGCCCGCGATGTACATCGGCTCCACCTCGGCGATGGGTTTGCATCACCTCGTGTACGAGGTCGTCGACAACTCCATCGACGAAGCGCTGGCGGGTTATTGCGACCGCATCGACGTGGTCATTCACCTCGACAATTCCATCACCGTGGAAGACAACGGCCGCGGCATTCCGGTGGATTGGCACGAGAAGGAAAACAAGAGCGCGGCCGAGGTCGTTATGACCATCCTGCACGCCGGCGGCAAGTTCGACCGCAAGAGCTACAAGGTTTCCGGCGGTCTGCACGGCGTCGGCGTGTCGGTCGTCAACGCGCTTTCCGAGCGGCTGGAATTGGAGGTCAAACGCGAGGGCAAGGTTTACACGCAGGCTTACGAGCGCGGCGTGCCGGCGACGCCGCTGGTCGAAAAGGGCGTGACGCGGCGGCGCGGCACCAAGGTCTGGTTCCGGCCCGATCCGCAAATCTTCACCGAGCTGGTTTACAACTTCGACACGCTGGCCCAGCGCCTGCGCGAGCTGTCGTTCCTCAACAGCGGATTGCACATCTCGATCACCGACGAGCGCACCGAAAAACGCCACGACTTCTTTTACGTCGGCGGCATCCGCTCGTTCGTCGAGCACCTCAACCAGAACAAAGAGGTGCTGCACGAACCGGTCATTTATTTCCAGGCCGAAAAGAACGACGTCGTGCTGGAAGTGGCGATGCAGTACAACAGCTCCTACGGCGAGCAGTTGTTTTCGTTCTGCAACAACATCAACACGATCGAAGGCGGCACGCACCTGATCGGCTTCCGCAGCGCGCTGACCCGCGTGCTCAACCAGTATTCGACGTCCAACAACCTGCTCAAGGACCTCAAGCAGAACCTGGCCGGCGACGACGTGCGCGAAGGGCTGACGGCCGTCATCAGCATCAAGGTGCCCGAGCCGCAGTTCGAGGGCCAGACCAAAACCAAGCTCGGCAACAGCGAACTGAAGGGGCTCGTCGAAAACATCGTCAACGAAAAGTTGTCGATCCACTTCGAGGAAAATCCGCAGATCGCGCGGAAGATCATCGCCAAGTCCGTCGAAGCCGCGCGGGCCCGCGAGGCGGCCCGCCGCGCGCGCGAACTGACGCGCCGCAAGAGCGCGCTGGACGTGTCGAACCTGCCCGGTAAGCTCGCCGACTGCCAGGAAAAAGACCCCGGCCAGTGCGAGCTATACCTCGTCGAGGGCGACAGCGCCGGCGGCTCGGCCAAACAGGCCCGCGACCGCCGCAACCAGGCGATCCTGCCGCTGCGCGGCAAGATTCTGAACGTTGAAAAAGCCCGCTACGACAAGATGCTGGGTAACCAGGAAATCCGGCTGATGCTGCAGGCGATCGGCACCGGCCTCGGCCGCGACGACTTCAACCTCGAAAAATTGCGCTACCACAAAATCATCATCATGACCGATGCCGACGTCGACGGCAGCCACATCCGGACGCTGCTGCTCACCTTCTTCTTCCGCCAGATGCCCGACCTGGCCGAGCGCGGCCACCTGTACATCGCGCAGCCGCCGCTGTTCCGCGTCGCGCACGGCAAATCGGTCAACTACGTCAAGGACGAGGAGGCGCTGAACATCTTTCTCACCGGGCGCGTCAGCGAGCGGCTGAAGATCAGCACCGCGACCGGCCAGGTGTTCGAGGGCGAGCGCCTGTCGCGGCTGTTGCGCGACCTGATCCAATTCGAGTTCATCCTCGACCGCCTCGGCAAGCACGGTTACTCGCGCTCGATGATTTTCGAATTGCTCGACCACGGCTTGTTCCACAAGGACCAACTGACCGACGAGGCCTACCTGCGGCAACTGGTCGGGGCGCTGCGCGCGGCGGGTTACGAGGCTTCCGATCTGAGCCGCAACGAAGAGCACGGTAACTTCGAGTTTCAGTGCGTGGCGAAGCGCGCGACCGTCAACAAGGTCTGGCGCGCGGTCGGCCACGAACTGATCGGCGGCGTCGAATACCAGAACCTGCGGCGGATTCACGAAGGGCTCATCGAATTGGGCGAGCCGCCCTACGCGCTGCACGACAACGGCGAGGCGCAAACCGTCCACAAGCGCTTGGAAATGCTGCACCGGGTGATGGAACTGGCGCGCAAAGGCCTCAACATCCAGCGGTTCAAAGGGCTGGGCGAAATGAATCCCGAACAGCTCTGGGAAACGACGATGGACCCGGAACGGCGCCGCCTGTTGCAGGTCCGCATTGAGGACGGCGTGGCCGCCGATCAAACCTTCACCGTGCTGATGGGCGATCAGGTCGAACCGCGCCGCAAGTTCATCGAGGACAACGCCCTGCAGGTCGGCAACCTCGACATCTGA
- a CDS encoding amidohydrolase has translation MIRWQPAAVYEPPPIAVGVDAHVHLFPDELFAAISRWFAAAGWELPYQTRTADILRTLSLLGVREFWALPYAHKPGIADALNEYIAGQQRDDPRVIGFFTVHPADENPAATARRALDELGLHGLKLHAEVQGMALDDVRLDGVFALLEARGVPCILHAGNAPYPEKIERLDVAHLAGRLARNPRLKAVIAHLGAPQTADYLELMDRYSELRLEVSFAHVPPWYEQPPAMLARLGRYADRLLFGSDFPYVTFPYAWQVRSWLRVDWVRERADDFFGGNARRLLAK, from the coding sequence ATGATTCGCTGGCAGCCGGCCGCGGTTTACGAACCACCGCCGATCGCGGTCGGCGTCGACGCGCACGTCCATCTGTTTCCCGACGAGCTGTTCGCGGCGATCAGCCGCTGGTTCGCCGCCGCCGGCTGGGAACTGCCCTACCAGACCCGCACCGCGGATATCCTGCGGACCCTGTCGCTGCTCGGCGTTCGCGAGTTCTGGGCGCTGCCCTACGCCCACAAGCCGGGAATCGCCGACGCGCTCAATGAGTACATCGCCGGGCAGCAGCGCGACGACCCTCGCGTCATCGGTTTTTTCACCGTGCATCCGGCCGATGAAAATCCGGCCGCGACGGCGCGGCGCGCGCTCGACGAACTGGGTCTGCACGGCCTGAAGCTCCACGCCGAGGTGCAGGGGATGGCGCTGGACGACGTGCGTCTCGACGGGGTTTTCGCTCTGCTGGAAGCGCGGGGCGTTCCCTGCATCCTGCACGCCGGCAACGCGCCGTACCCCGAAAAAATCGAGCGGCTGGACGTCGCGCACCTGGCGGGCCGCCTGGCGCGCAACCCGCGATTGAAAGCGGTGATCGCGCACCTCGGCGCGCCGCAGACCGCGGACTACCTCGAACTGATGGATCGCTACTCCGAGTTGCGCCTGGAGGTTTCGTTCGCGCACGTGCCGCCGTGGTACGAGCAGCCGCCGGCGATGCTGGCGCGGCTCGGCCGGTACGCCGACCGCTTGCTTTTCGGTTCGGATTTTCCGTACGTCACGTTTCCCTACGCGTGGCAGGTCCGCAGTTGGCTGCGGGTGGACTGGGTGCGCGAACGGGCCGACGATTTTTTCGGCGGCAACGCCCGGCGGTTGCTGGCAAAATAG
- a CDS encoding glycoside hydrolase family 92 protein: MRAFPWWIILILSLGLVALSACANGDDDDNDDAAADDDNDDQSPGDDDDNDDNDDNDNDDNDDNNDDSSPVEPVDYIDPFIGSGGLGYGYASAYPGPKVPFGMLSLCPDTTLDGINYGFNHFSGYYYPDPQIRGFSHTRMHGTGAPDGASLLIMPTDGMPGTPIKERSYRSKYLHTNERAEAGYYRVWLDDPQVLAELTTADLAAMHRYTYAPSDDPYLVVVPTHSIEEGWVQNATVAIDPANRTVSGMMDLHGPMSGRHGGVLVYYVVRFSEPFAAYGTWKDGDPTANQTAETGTDIGAYFRFALDRGSPLLVKTGLSYQSEEQAAANLDDRIPEWDFDGLRAAAKDQWREVVSQIDLVGGTERQKRIFYTALYHAFLMPTDWTEANNRYFGFDQTTHDAGDRRYYTDFSLWDTFRTEHPLLNLLRPAESADLMQSLVDMYDQGGAIPKWPQADGETGSMIGTSADIVFAEAYLKGIRDWDYETAYEGCYTHATVPGISGGRSGLDDYLTLGYVAEDHSSKGTCDTLEYSYDDAALSWWADAMGLTDDAEMFLEHSHNYRNHWDAETEFLRPRNSDGSFYEPFYPGYVFSEQYVEGNAWHWSFYVPHDAAGLIDLFGTEAAFLDKLGYAFEQAVQGPDNAILPDIYFWHGNEMSLFHAYLFNYTSRLDLTQKYVRWILETKHRDEPAGLNGNDDCGTLSSWYLFSSLGFFPLAGSDVYTIGSPLFDGATLHLAGGDLVVSVENNSPENVYVQSVKLNGVALAEPFFTHDQIVDGGTLEFVMGAQPGAWPAKR, from the coding sequence ATGCGGGCTTTTCCTTGGTGGATCATCCTGATTTTGAGTTTGGGCCTGGTGGCGCTGTCCGCCTGCGCGAACGGCGATGACGACGACAACGACGACGCCGCCGCGGATGACGACAACGACGACCAGTCGCCGGGCGACGATGACGACAACGACGACAACGACGACAACGATAACGACGACAACGACGACAACAACGACGACAGCTCGCCCGTCGAGCCCGTCGATTACATCGATCCGTTCATCGGCTCGGGCGGCCTGGGCTATGGCTACGCCAGCGCCTATCCGGGTCCGAAGGTGCCGTTCGGCATGCTGTCCCTGTGCCCCGACACCACGCTCGACGGCATCAACTACGGGTTCAATCACTTTTCCGGCTATTACTATCCCGATCCGCAGATTCGCGGTTTCTCGCACACCCGGATGCACGGCACCGGCGCCCCGGACGGGGCCAGCCTGCTGATCATGCCGACCGACGGCATGCCCGGCACGCCGATCAAGGAACGCTCCTACCGCAGCAAGTACCTGCACACGAACGAACGCGCCGAAGCGGGCTATTACCGCGTGTGGCTCGACGATCCGCAGGTGTTGGCCGAATTGACGACCGCCGACCTGGCGGCGATGCACCGTTATACCTACGCGCCCAGCGACGATCCGTACCTCGTCGTGGTGCCGACCCATTCGATCGAGGAAGGCTGGGTCCAGAACGCGACGGTGGCCATCGATCCGGCGAACCGGACGGTCAGCGGGATGATGGACTTGCACGGGCCGATGTCGGGCCGGCACGGCGGCGTGCTGGTTTACTATGTGGTGCGGTTCTCGGAACCCTTCGCGGCCTACGGCACCTGGAAGGACGGCGACCCCACCGCGAACCAGACCGCGGAAACGGGCACCGACATCGGCGCCTATTTTCGCTTCGCGCTCGACCGCGGCTCGCCGTTGCTGGTGAAGACGGGCCTCAGCTACCAGAGCGAGGAACAGGCGGCCGCCAACCTGGACGACCGGATTCCGGAGTGGGATTTTGATGGCCTGCGCGCGGCGGCCAAGGACCAGTGGCGCGAGGTCGTTTCGCAGATCGATCTGGTCGGCGGCACCGAACGCCAGAAGCGCATCTTCTACACGGCGCTCTACCACGCTTTCCTCATGCCGACCGATTGGACCGAGGCCAACAACCGCTATTTCGGGTTCGATCAAACCACCCACGACGCCGGTGACCGGCGCTATTACACCGATTTCTCGCTGTGGGACACTTTCCGCACCGAACATCCGCTGCTCAACCTGCTGCGGCCCGCGGAATCGGCCGACCTGATGCAGTCGCTCGTCGACATGTACGACCAGGGCGGCGCCATTCCCAAGTGGCCGCAGGCGGACGGCGAAACCGGCTCGATGATCGGCACCAGCGCCGACATCGTCTTCGCCGAAGCCTACCTGAAAGGCATTCGCGACTGGGATTACGAAACCGCCTATGAAGGCTGCTACACGCACGCCACGGTGCCCGGCATTTCGGGCGGCCGCAGCGGGCTGGACGATTACCTCACCCTCGGCTACGTCGCCGAGGATCATTCGTCGAAGGGCACCTGCGACACGCTGGAATACAGCTACGACGACGCGGCGCTGTCGTGGTGGGCCGATGCGATGGGCCTGACCGACGACGCCGAGATGTTTCTCGAGCACAGCCACAACTACCGCAACCACTGGGATGCCGAAACGGAATTTCTGCGGCCGCGCAACAGCGACGGCAGCTTCTACGAGCCGTTCTATCCGGGTTACGTGTTCAGCGAGCAGTACGTCGAGGGCAACGCCTGGCACTGGTCGTTCTATGTGCCGCACGACGCGGCGGGGCTGATCGATCTGTTCGGCACGGAAGCGGCTTTCCTCGACAAATTGGGCTACGCCTTCGAGCAGGCGGTGCAAGGGCCCGACAACGCGATCCTGCCCGACATCTACTTCTGGCACGGCAACGAGATGAGCCTGTTCCACGCGTACCTGTTCAACTACACCTCGCGCCTGGATCTGACGCAGAAGTACGTGCGCTGGATTCTGGAAACCAAGCACCGCGACGAACCGGCGGGCCTGAACGGCAACGACGATTGCGGCACGCTGTCCTCCTGGTACCTGTTCTCGTCGCTCGGTTTCTTTCCGTTGGCCGGGTCCGACGTCTACACGATCGGCAGCCCGCTGTTCGACGGCGCGACGCTGCACCTGGCGGGCGGTGACCTGGTGGTCTCCGTCGAAAACAACAGCCCCGAAAACGTCTACGTGCAATCCGTGAAGCTCAACGGCGTCGCGCTGGCCGAGCCGTTTTTCACCCACGACCAGATTGTCGACGGCGGCACGCTCGAGTTCGTCATGGGGGCGCAACCCGGCGCCTGGCCGGCGAAGCGTTAA
- a CDS encoding TIGR03013 family PEP-CTERM/XrtA system glycosyltransferase: MRSNASRNFVFTIFQDLILLACIGLAGHLRYLLDAYPVFSAQKIGSFLVMFVVIKVCFYYFDIYEISLHISFREFFSNLLSSFIAVILILTVIYYFYPPAKAGDYMVSLIAPLSIFATILYRFLWNEFSKESSFTQRVVVLGTGRASQAVLEDVLRYSHSGYDVVGVIDEQKTDREDLLGFPILGYAKQLPNLFDEKPIDSIIVALDEQRGNLPTEELMGLKLAGVRIVDNVTFHELFSGKIILESLRPSWFVFTDGFKISRLRLFIKRVFDFLVALLGLILASPIILIIGLLIKLTSRGPILYRQERVGKGGRTFQLLKFRSMYTDAEARSGPVWAAMNDTRVTPVGRFIRRFRVDEIPQMWNVIAGSMSFVGPRPERPFFVKQLAAAIPYYHQRHVVKPGITGWAQVRYPYGASVEDSREKLQLDLYYIKHTNLGFDLKILFTTLRVLFKKMAR, encoded by the coding sequence ATGCGTTCAAACGCCAGTCGGAATTTTGTCTTCACCATTTTCCAGGATTTGATTCTTTTGGCGTGCATCGGCCTGGCCGGGCATTTGCGCTATCTGCTCGACGCGTATCCGGTTTTTTCGGCTCAGAAAATCGGTTCGTTTCTCGTGATGTTCGTGGTCATCAAGGTCTGCTTTTATTATTTCGATATTTATGAGATCTCCCTGCACATTTCCTTCCGTGAGTTTTTCAGCAATCTGCTCAGCAGTTTCATTGCGGTGATTCTCATTCTGACCGTCATCTATTATTTCTATCCGCCCGCCAAAGCCGGCGATTACATGGTTTCGCTGATCGCCCCGCTCTCGATCTTCGCCACCATTTTGTACCGCTTCCTGTGGAACGAATTCAGCAAGGAATCCAGTTTTACCCAGCGCGTCGTGGTGTTGGGCACGGGCCGCGCGTCGCAGGCGGTGCTCGAGGACGTGCTGCGCTACAGCCATTCGGGCTACGACGTGGTCGGGGTCATCGACGAGCAGAAAACCGACCGCGAGGACCTGCTCGGCTTCCCGATCCTCGGCTACGCCAAGCAACTGCCGAACCTCTTCGACGAAAAGCCCATCGACTCGATCATCGTCGCCCTGGACGAGCAGCGCGGCAATCTGCCCACCGAGGAACTGATGGGCCTGAAGTTGGCGGGCGTGCGCATCGTCGACAACGTCACTTTTCACGAACTGTTTTCCGGAAAAATCATCCTCGAATCGCTCCGCCCGAGCTGGTTCGTGTTCACCGACGGCTTCAAGATCAGTCGCCTGCGCCTCTTCATCAAACGGGTGTTCGACTTTCTGGTGGCGTTGCTGGGTCTGATCCTGGCCTCGCCGATCATTCTGATCATCGGCCTGCTGATCAAACTCACCAGCCGCGGCCCGATCCTGTACCGGCAGGAACGGGTGGGGAAGGGCGGTCGCACCTTCCAGTTGCTCAAGTTCCGGTCGATGTATACCGACGCCGAAGCGCGTTCGGGGCCGGTCTGGGCGGCGATGAACGACACCCGCGTGACCCCCGTCGGCCGCTTCATCCGCCGGTTCCGCGTCGACGAAATTCCCCAGATGTGGAACGTCATCGCCGGCTCGATGAGCTTCGTCGGCCCGCGCCCCGAACGGCCGTTTTTCGTCAAGCAACTGGCGGCGGCGATCCCGTATTATCACCAGCGGCACGTGGTGAAGCCCGGCATCACCGGGTGGGCGCAGGTCCGCTACCCCTACGGGGCCTCGGTCGAGGACTCCCGCGAAAAACTGCAACTCGATTTGTACTACATCAAGCACACCAACCTGGGCTTTGACCTGAAGATTTTGTTTACCACCCTGCGGGTCCTGTTCAAGAAAATGGCCCGCTAG